The sequence below is a genomic window from Clostridium sp. BJN0001.
TTCTCTGAAGATATGATAAAAACAAATGATGTTATTGAAGATAATTCTGAAAAAGCAATTCTTATAGGCTCAGATACAAAAGAAAGTCTTGAGGAACTTAAAGAACTTACAAAAGCATGTGATATTCCTGTTACTGATTTGATATTTCAAAAAAGAGAAAAAATAGATCCAGCTTTTTATATAGGAAAAGGAAAAGTTTTTGAAATAGCTAATATAAGACAGAAAGAAAGAGCAAATGTTGTTATTTTTGATGATGAACTTTCAGGATCTCAGGTTAGAAATCTTGAAAATGCAATCGGAGCAAAAGTAATTGACAGAACAACTCTTATACTAGAGATATTTGCAAGAAGAGCAAAATCAAAAGAATCAAAAATACAAGTAGAACTTGCACAGCTTAAATACAGATTATCTAGACTTCAAGGTCTTGGAACTGTGCTTTCAAGAACTGGAGGAGGAATAGGAACTAAAGGTCCTGGAGAGAAAAAACTTGAGACAGACAGAAGACATATAATGGAAACTGTTTATGATTTAAAATCTGAACTTAAGAAAATAAAAAAGATAAGAGAAGTGCAAAGAGAAAAAAGAAATAAAGATAATATAGCTAAAGTTTCACTTGTGGGATATACTAATGCTGGAAAATCAACAATACGAAATGCATTATGTGAAATGTCCTCTAAGATAGATGCTAAAGCTAAAGAAGGTGTACTTGAAAAAGATATGCTTTTTGCAACTCTTGATACAACAACAAGAGCTATTATGCTTAAAAATAAAGGAACAATAACAATTACAGATACAGTAGGTTTTGTAAGAAAACTTCCTCATGAACTTGTTGAATCATTTAAATCTACTCTTGAAGAAGTAATATATTCTGATCTTTTATGCCATGTTATAGATATTTCAAGTGAACATGCATTAGATGAATATAATGCAGTAAATGAAGTCTTATCTGAACTTAATGCTTTAGATAAGGAAACAATTATAGTTTTAAATAAATGTGATAAAGCAAGTCCTGAAAATATTAAGAAATTTTATGACTGTGTAAAAGACAAAACTGTAGTAGAAATATCAGCAAAAGAGAAGATTAATTTAGATAAACTTTTAGATCTTATTGAGCAAAAAGTTCCGTATAAATATAAAAAAATTAATTATCTTATTCCATATGATGATACAAAAGCAGCATCATTTTTACATAGAAACGCAAGAGTAATTGAAGAGGAATATAGGGAAAATGGCAATTATATAGTTGCTGAAGTTGATGAGGAAACTTACAATAAATCAAAACAATATGAAATTTAAAGAATTTTAAAAGTTTGCTATAATAAAGTTAAGTATTGTTTATATAAAGAAGGTGTGGGGAACTTGACAAAATCTATAATGGATTATCAGAAAGCTTCAAATAAACTCATAAATCATTTTAAGAATAATGAAAAAGTGCTTGCAATATTTGCTTTTGGAAGTATAGTAAGTGGTGATTTATGGGAAGAATCGGATATAGACATTTTTATTGTTTATAAAGATAATTTTATGGAGATTCGTGATGTCTATTCAAAAATTCTAGGTGTTAATGTTCATATGAAACTTTTATGCAAAAAAAAGCTTATAGAAATATATAACAGTGAACATAACAAAGGAATAGTAAAAAATATTCTTTCTTCATCAAAAATAATATTTTCAAGAGATGATGAAATAGAAAGGCTTTATAATAAATCAAAATATGATTTTGATGATTGTATTGAGAAATGGAATCTTGTATATCTTGGAAACACTATTAAAAATATAGGTGTTGTAAAAAAGTATATGCATAATGATAATATAGTAACATCATATGAAGTTTTAATAAGAAGTCTTGATGAACTTTCAAAACTCTATCTTAATTTAAATGGATACACAATAACTAAAGATTCTGTAAATATGGCTATGAATTTTAATAATAAATTTAATGAAATAGTAAATGAATTATTTAATAGTGAAATATCAGAAGAACTTATAAAGAAAGCTTTAGCTTATTTTGAAAGATATATTGATGAAAATTTATTTAAAGCATCGAAAGTTCTTTTAGACTTCTTAGATAAAAAGGAGTCATATTTAAGTTCTTATGAAATAAAAAAGGATGATGATTTTAAAGACTTTAACATAAGAACTGAGATTATTTTAAAAGAATTAAGCAAAAAGAAATTTATA
It includes:
- the hflX gene encoding GTPase HflX, encoding MIFGKTEGIKNTILDRLEEIYKIKTSKDEVCDISIINIMASVSSEIEKEVSVSISRNGNTENVTIGDSTSAKIDLIDIYEKRLSGIRVIHTHPNGISRFSALDITALLKLKLDALVSIAVKDSKIIDFAFGNIALYNNRLSYEEKDNLSLDELLSINVLDKIRFSEDMIKTNDVIEDNSEKAILIGSDTKESLEELKELTKACDIPVTDLIFQKREKIDPAFYIGKGKVFEIANIRQKERANVVIFDDELSGSQVRNLENAIGAKVIDRTTLILEIFARRAKSKESKIQVELAQLKYRLSRLQGLGTVLSRTGGGIGTKGPGEKKLETDRRHIMETVYDLKSELKKIKKIREVQREKRNKDNIAKVSLVGYTNAGKSTIRNALCEMSSKIDAKAKEGVLEKDMLFATLDTTTRAIMLKNKGTITITDTVGFVRKLPHELVESFKSTLEEVIYSDLLCHVIDISSEHALDEYNAVNEVLSELNALDKETIIVLNKCDKASPENIKKFYDCVKDKTVVEISAKEKINLDKLLDLIEQKVPYKYKKINYLIPYDDTKAASFLHRNARVIEEEYRENGNYIVAEVDEETYNKSKQYEI
- a CDS encoding nucleotidyltransferase domain-containing protein, with protein sequence MTKSIMDYQKASNKLINHFKNNEKVLAIFAFGSIVSGDLWEESDIDIFIVYKDNFMEIRDVYSKILGVNVHMKLLCKKKLIEIYNSEHNKGIVKNILSSSKIIFSRDDEIERLYNKSKYDFDDCIEKWNLVYLGNTIKNIGVVKKYMHNDNIVTSYEVLIRSLDELSKLYLNLNGYTITKDSVNMAMNFNNKFNEIVNELFNSEISEELIKKALAYFERYIDENLFKASKVLLDFLDKKESYLSSYEIKKDDDFKDFNIRTEIILKELSKKKFIVRDSRKLKLETEEELIIENVYAYNDRLNYR